A single window of Strix uralensis isolate ZFMK-TIS-50842 chromosome 28, bStrUra1, whole genome shotgun sequence DNA harbors:
- the NUDT18 gene encoding 8-oxo-dGDP phosphatase NUDT18, which yields MGEAPAPELDAVLGGGGWDVGANFEGPPPPTGPVRLGRNACYVVLAVLFNEEDEVLLVQEAKAECRGRWYLPAGRMEPGEGIVAAMRREVKEETGLECQPLSLLALEERGPAWIRFAFLARPTGGTLKTLEEADAESLQAAWWAGDPRALPLRAPDILPLLDLAARYRRSPPHPPTLPQELPCALLCLRLLLTFANDTGDLWVLLGATGPPHLPVVACGTSPAELRRGLRLPALRLLRDCLPLAPPPGPLGLLGLQHRAGGPGGADGICFNVVLSLPPGSPRAAPPELRVPTFHWWRVEEESLKGRILQRLRATVPIHS from the exons ATGGGGGAGGCTCCGGCACCGGAGCTGGATGCGGTGCTGGGTGGCGGCGGCTGGGACGTGGGGGCGAACTTCGAgggtccccccccacccaccGGCCCTGTCCGCCTGGGGAGGAACGCCTGCTACGTCGTCCTGGCCGTGCTTTTCAACGAGGAG GACgaggtgctgctggtgcaggagGCCAAGGCCGAGTGCCGCGGGAGGTGGTACCTGCCGGCCGGCAGGATGGAGCCCGGCGAGGGCATCGTGGCCGCCATGAGGAGGGAGGTGAAGGAGGAGACGGGGCTGGAGTGCCAACCGCTCAGCCTGCTGGCGCTGGAGGAGAGGGGGCCGGCCTGGATCCGCTTCGCCTTCCTCGCGCGCCCCACCG GTGGGACCCTGAAGACCCTGGAGGAGGCCGACGCCGAGTCCCTGCAAGCAGCGTGGTGGGCCGGGGACCCCCGTGCGCTGCCGCTGCGAGCCCCCGACATCCTGCCCTTGCTGGACCTCGCCGCCCGCTaccgccgcagccccccgcacccccccacgcTGCCGCAGGAGCTGCCCTGCGCCTTGCTCTGCCTGAGGCTCCTGCTGACCTTCGCCAACGACACAGGGGACCTTTGGGTGCTGCTGGGCGCAACCGGGCCCCCCCACCTGCCCGTGGTGGCCTGTGGCACGTCCCCGGCCGAGCTCCGCAGGGGTCTCCGCCTGCCCGCGCTGCGGCTGCTGCGGGACTGCCTGCCGCtagccccccccccgggacccctgGGGCTACTGGGGCTACAGCACCGggctggggggcctgggggggctgATGGCATCTGCTTCAACGTGGTACTGAGCCTCCCGCCCGGTAGCCCTCGGGCTGCCCCCCCCGAGCTGCGTGTCCCCACTTTCCACTGGTGGCgtgtggaggaggagagcttGAAGGGCCGAATCCTGCAGCGGCTCCGCGCCACGGTGCCCATCCACAGCTAA